One window of Triticum dicoccoides isolate Atlit2015 ecotype Zavitan chromosome 5A, WEW_v2.0, whole genome shotgun sequence genomic DNA carries:
- the LOC119302111 gene encoding probable mitochondrial adenine nucleotide transporter BTL1 yields MGFQDAPSGSGGAGNLSLASVGFAGAGVGVGVGAKGAASSGGGYKELLVMALPKDDGLDAAKVIGAGLPDVGEAFRTFFRSREIREFASGALAGAMSKAVLAPLETIRTRMVVGVGSRHIAGSFVEIMEHNGWRGLWVGNTINMIRIIPTQAIELGTFEYVKRGMKSAQEKWKEDGCPKIQLGNMKIDIPLHLLSPVAIAGAAAGIAGTLMCHPLEVIKDRLTVDRVTYPSISIAFSKIYRTEGIRGLYSGLCPTLIGMLPYSTCYYFMYDTIKTSYCRLHKKKSLSRPELLIIGALTGLTASTISFPLEVARKRLMVGALQGKCPPNMVAALSEVIREEGLLGIYRGWGASCLKVMPNSGITWMFYEAWKDILLAEKDKHLD; encoded by the exons ATGGGCTTCCAGGACGCGCCCAGCGGGAGCGGCGGCGCCGGGAACCTGTCCCTCGCCAGCGTCGGCTTcgccggcgccggggtcggggtgGGGGTCGGGGCCAAGGGGGCCGCCTCCAGCGGCGGCGGATACAAGGAGCTCCTCGTCATGGCGCTGCCCAAGGACGACGGCCTCGACGCCGCCAAGGTCATCGGCGCCGGGCTGCCGGACGTCGGGGAGGCCTTCAGG ACATTTTTTAGAAGTAGAGAGATTAGAGAATTTGCCAGTGGGGCGTTAGCTGGTGCTATGTCCAAAGCTGTTCTTGCTCCCCTTGAGACTATCAG GACAAGAATGGTTGTAGGCGTAGGATCCAGACATATCGCTGGCAGTTTTGTGGAGATCATGGAACATAATGGGTGGAGAGGGCTTTGGGTGGGCAATACAATCAACATGATCCGCATTATTCCCACTCAAGCAATTGAGCTTGGAACATTTGAGTATGTCAAAAGGGGCATGAAGTCAGCACAAGAGAAATGGAAAGAGGATGGATGCCCAAAGATACAGCTTGGTAATATGAAAATCGATATTCCACTCCACTTGTTATCTCCAGTTGCTATTGCTGGTGCGGCTGCTGGAATTGCTGGTACATTGATGTGCCATCCTCTTGAAGTAATTAAG GATCGCCTGACAGTGGATCGAGTGACTTATCCTAGCATTAGCATTGCCTTCAGCAAGATATATCGAACTGAAGGTATCAGAGGTCTCTATTCTGGCCTCTGCCCGACACTAATTGGCATGCTTCCTTACAGCACATGCTACTACTTTATGTACGACACAATCAAGACCTCATACTGCCGCCTACATAAGAAGAAATCCTTGAGCCGTCCTGAGCTACTAATTATCGGAGCTCTGACAG GTCTGACGGCGAGCACGATCAGCTTCCCCCTGGAGGTGGCGAGGAAGCGGCTCATGGTAGGCGCCCTGCAGGGGAAGTGCCCGCCCAACATGGTGGCGGCCCTGTCAGAAGTGATCCGGGAGGAGGGCCTCCTGGGGATCTACCGCGGGTGGGGGGCGAGCTGCCTCAAGGTGATGCCGAATTCGGGCATCACCTGGATGTTCTACGAGGCGTGGAAGGACATCCTCCTGGCCGAGAAGGACAAGCACCTCGACTAG
- the LOC119302112 gene encoding pumilio homolog 5-like, producing the protein MVAGSALPLIGGTGDADWQPSKDLGSYDLSPASLSGEELAFDMNSGAIHGSWRDAAPDRSGSAPPSMEGSLAELGHLIGKHSGNLEATLRNLSSGAVSSESELCSDPAYLKYYGCKVNLNPRLPAPLVSRESRRLMNRSSKAGEWRPLYDHSSSDRSLTHRSTLSTHKEEPEDDSSSKLDSSSAEDAGCHTDQSTSSIGCHSSKLVGLMQENFPRSTDLYNNSSGPSNTNSGDEESVCCISSSMNSPHAIVKSSDLNGFPIDTPQRPCGPIGSPVRNTLSSNSLAASSPSTSSSSVNNIMGASQQGNPSTEIKSGDAVRAILNGVDSSMKNLNINLDTQGSAHVRQQRQNNVLLQNSSSHCDRTQMIPQGINLPQVPFVNNFSHAHMNLYSGDIQLMSQHGMPTPFYTQSPYYQNSQLPGVLMPPYGIDGHGLPSSFLPPFMTNFAPQLPVMTPFDTPLTPTFSGRLAGFPSTGNIAVGAEFSNPFKIYEQPGVTMPPSVPDLSLIHYFQQPSMYHYGLGNPYDTVRPSSNFVGNFTAPFGSEKVVPGIMHQSGQKVQFPNTGACSSSTTRKQGSYVGNHPGTSPYISTPMPYPTTPVSHGQPSSGTYPCDRRNGVPGFQSPSKTMGISHGIQGQRAGEKSDPSPHCSVGEVRSNKAHMVELSDIKGHIAEYSSDQNGSRFIQQKLENGSTEDKALVFAEILPHASSLMTDVFGNYVIQKMFEHGDCKQRRDLAKKLACHVLTLSLQIYGCRVFQKALEAIELDQKIELVRELDGHVLECVRDQNGNHVIQKCVECVPVEHIGFVVSAFQGQVATLAMHPYGCRVIQRILEHCSNGSDGLIDEILQSTCILAQDQYGNYVTQHVLEKGKAHERSQIISKLARQVVSMSQNKFASNVIEKCFQHGDVAERDLLIKKILEQTEGNNYLLVMMKDQFANYVVQKILETCNGQQRDALVSRMKGHLQALRKYTYGKHIASRIEQFSGDGAAPPGSQKKA; encoded by the exons ATGGTCGCAGGGAGTGCCCTGCCGTTAATTGGAGGTACAGGAGATGCGGACTGGCAACCAAGCAAGGACCTGGGTTCATATGACCTTTCGCCAGCAAGTCTTTCAGGAGAGGAGCTGGCATTCGACATGAACAGTGGTGCTATTCATGGAAGCTGGAGGGACGCTGCCCCTGATCGCAGTGGGAGTGCACCTCCTAGCATGGAGGGGTCTTTGGCTGAACTTGGTCACCTCATAGGCAAGCACAGTGGGAACCTTGAGGCCACATTGAGGAACTTGAGCTCTGGAGCTGTCAGTTCAGAGTCGGAGCTATGCTCTGATCCGGCATACTTGAAATATTATGGCTGCAAGGTGAATTTGAACCCAAGGCTTCCTGCACCGCTTGTCTCAAGAGAGAGCAGAAGGTTGATGAACCGGTCTAGCAAAGCTGGAGAATGGAGGCCATTATATGATCACAGCAGCAGTGACAGGTCCTTGACTCATCGTTCTACTCTATCAACGCACAAGGAGGAGCCTGAGGATGACAGTTCATCGAAGTTAGATTCAAGCTCGGCAGAGGATGCTGGATGTCATACTGACCAAAGCACATCTAGCATAGGGTGTCACAGCTCAAAACTTGTAGGCTTAATGCAG GAAAACTTTCCTCGCAGCACTGATTTGTACAATAATTCTTCTGGTCCTTCAAATACCAATTCTGGTGATGAAGAATCTGTCTGTTGCATCAGCTCATCAATGAATTCTCCACATGCTATTGTCAAGTCATCAGATTTGAATGGATTTCCAATAGATACCCCTCAACGGCCATGTGGACCTATTGGGAGTCCAGTGAGAAATACACTTAGTAGCAACAGTCTCGCAGCTTCATCTCCTTCGACTTCATCCAGTTCTGTGAATAATATCATGGGCGCTTCTCAGCAGGGAAATCCGAGTACTGAAATTAAGTCTGGTGATGCAGTGCGTGCCATACTTAATGGTGTGGACTCCAGTATGAAAAACCTGAATATTAATCTGGATACCCAGGGTAGTGCACATGTTAGGCAACAGCGGCAGAACAATGTCTTATTGCAGAATAGCTCATCACACTGTGATCGTACTCAAATGATTCCCCAAGGCATCAATCTTCCTCAAGTTCCGTTTGTGAATAACTTCTCTCATGCTCATATGAATCTATATTCTGGTGACATTCAGTTGATGTCCCAGCATGGAATGCCAACGCCTTTTTATACACAGAGTCCGTATTATCAGAATTCACAGTTACCTGGTGTCTTGATGCCCCCATATGGAATTGATGGCCATGGATTGCCTAGTTCATTCTTGCCACCTTTTATGACTAACTTTGCTCCTCAGCTTCCTGTCATGACACCTTTTGATACTCCTCTTACTCCGACCTTTAGTGGTAGACTAGCTGGTTTTCCTTCAACAGGAAATATTGCTGTAGGAGCTGAATTTTCGAACCCATTTAAGATTTATGAGCAACCTGGGGTGACTATGCCACCATCTGTACCTGATCTTAGCCTCATTCATTATTTCCAGCAACCATCTATGTATCACTATGGTCTTGGAAATCCATATGATACGGTGAGGCCAAGTAGTAATTTTGTAGGTAACTTTACTGCTCCTTTTGGTTCAGAAAAAGTTGTGCCAGGAATCATGCACCAGTCAGGACAGAAAGTTCAGTTTCCAAATACTGGAGCTTGTAGCTCCTCTACAACCAGAAAACAAGGAAGTTATGTTGGAAATCATCCAGGCACCTCACCTTACATCAGTACACCAATGCCATATCCTACAACTCCGGTGTCTCATGGCCAACCTTCATCAGGAACATATCCTTGTGACAGGAGAAATGGTGTACCGGGATTCCAGTCCCCATCAAAAACTATGGGCATTAGTCATGGGATTCAAGGGCAGCGAGCGGGGGAGAAATCAGATCCCAGTCCACACTGTTCTGTTGGTGAAGTTAGGTCCAACAAAGCCCACATGGTTGAGTTATCTGACATCAAAGGCCATATAGCGGAATACAG CTCTGACCAAAATGGCAGTCGATTCATTCAGCAGAAGCTGGAGAATGGCAGCACTGAAGACAAGGCCTTAGTGTTTGCTGAAATCCTTCCTCATGCTTCATCGTTGATGACTGATGTATTTGGAAATTATGTGATCCAAAAG ATGTTTGAACATGGGGACTGTAAGCAGAGAAGAGACCTTGCCAAAAAGCTTGCTTGTCATGTGTTAACTTTGAGCCTTCAGATATATGGTTGCCGAGTATTTCAGAAG GCCCTTGAAGCAATTGAGCTTGATCAAAAAATAGAACTTGTTCGTGAGCTTGATGGACATGTTCTAGAATGTGTTCGCGACCAAAATGGGAATCATGTTATACAGAAGTGTGTTGAGTGTGTCCCTGTGGAGCATATTGGCTTTGTGGTGTCGGCTTTTCAGGGACAAGTTGCCACCCTAGCCATGCATCCATATGGTTGTCGTGTTATTCAG AGAATCCTCGAGCATTGCAGCAATGGTTCAGATGGTTTAATAGATGAAATCTTGCAGTCCACTTGCATCCTGGCACAAGATCAGTATGGAAATTATGTCACACAG CATGTTTTGGAGAAAGGAAAAGCGCATGAAAGGAGCCAAATCATCAGTAAATTGGCTAGGCAGGTCGTGTCCATGAGCCAAAACAAATTTGCATCTAATGTCATAGAGAAGTGTTTCCAACATGGGGATGTAGCAGAGCGGGATCTTTTGATCAAGAAGATTCTGGAAcagactgagggaaataattatttGCTG GTGATGATGAAGGACCAGTTTGCTAATTATGTGGTTCAGAAGATACTTGAAACATGCAATGGACAACAGAGGGATGCTCTTGTCAGTCGTATGAAGGGTCACTTGCAAGCGCTGAGGAAGTACACCTACGGCAAGCATATCGCCAGCCGAATCGAGCAGTTCTCTGGTGATG GTGCTGCGCCGCCGGGCTCCCAGAAGAAAGCCTGA